GCATTTTTCACGGTCTATTACGAATTTTAACGGAACTGCCTGTGGATAATCCACGTAAATTGCGCTTCTATTACTTAGCCCTTCGTTGAATACGTCTACGGCTTCCACTGGACATTTTTGTGCGCACAATCCGCATCCATTGCATTTCTCTTCGTTTATGTAACGGCTTCTTTTTCGAACTTTTACTTCGAAGTTCCCAGCTTCACCATTTAAGCCTATGACTTCGCCATTTGTTATCAAAGTCACGTTCGGATGTCTTCCAGTTGCCACAAGTTTAGGCGCCAAAATGCACATTGCACAGTCATTCGTCGGAAACGTCTTGTCAAGCCGCGCCATCACGCCGCCTATGCTTGGCGACTTGTCAATTAGATAAACCTTGAAACCCGAGTCTGCAAGGTCTAGAGCTGATTGGATTCCGCCGACACCTCCTCCAACTACGAGAACAGCTCCAATTTTTTCCTCAACCATTTTATTGAACCTCCAACGCTTTGTAAATCGGAGTTGTTTCTTCTACGCTGTCTAAGGCTATCATTCCCTTCCTGCGCATGTCTACAATATGGCGGAGAACTAGGGCAGGTTTCATATCAATGATTGCTGCAAGTCCTTTAACTGACAGCGGCTTTTGTTTAGTTAGAAGGTGTATTTTGTGTCGAATGAACTCCTCTCTAACGACTTCACCGAGTAAATCATCAAAGTCATCCTGCGAGATTTTCTCTCCATAAACATTCACATCTTCAGTCAACTCCTTTTCCCTTCCCACCAGAACTCTCAAACGAAAATCTGCCGCAGCATTCTTAGCTGCCAAAACATTCAATAGAACCTTTCCATCCAAGTTTTCTCGCGCTAAAGAAGATCGTCCAAGCATTATCATCTGATTTCTAAAATCGTCAACGACTGCTGCGAAGTTTCCAACTTCGGCTGCGTTGGACCATTCTAACCGTAGCCGCTCTGATTCAAGACCAGTTAGCGAAACGAGTTGCCTCACCATGTTGACTTTCTGTTCAGCTTGTAGGTTCCCTTCAATGTAATGGCAATCGGGCGGGTGACAACCAATTACTAAAACGCCGTCTGCACCTTTGGCAAACGCTTCCAGTATGATAACTGGGTCGATTCTTCCAACACACATTACTCGTACGACGTGTATTTTGGGGTAACCCTGTATTCGGCTGGTCCTTGTAATGTTCACCTCTGGAGGCAAACTCCAGTTACATACAAAACCAACGATTTTAGGTCTAAATGTCACGCAGATTCTCCTCCCAACGCGGCTACAACATCAGTGACAATCTGGGCATTCGTAAATCGTTGCATAGCAATTGCTTGTTCAGGGCAACTTGCGCTACACGTGCCGCAGCCTTTGCACAACTCTTCATCGACTTGCGCAATACCCATCTCATTCTTTTTTATAGCTTCGAATGGACAAACTACTGCGCAGACATTACAGCCAGTACATAAACTTTCGTCAACCACCGCTTTGTCAGCTTCACACAGATCCTCACTGCTCAGACATTCAGCGCACGGCCCACATTCTAGGCATCTCTGGGCTTCGAACATGGCGGTTTCTTTAACTTTAGCTAAAAGCTCACTGGCTTCCTCAAAGCTTACTTTATGTCTTCCTACGTCTACGTGTGGAGCCTCGTATCTTTCAGGCTTTTTCATTATTTTATCAAAGTCTTTGACCCACGTCGCCTCTTCAATTTCCTCTTCTCTTCCAATCCTCAAATCTCGACCATTCAAATAGCGGTCAATCGACATTGCTACTCGTTTACCAGCGCTTATAGCCTCGATGATGCTTGCAGGACCAGTGGTTATGTCACCGCCCGCAAAAACGTCTGGGATGCTAGTTTCCAGCGTTAACGAATCAACCAATATTGTGCGCGCACGCTCCCCCAAAAGAATAGGAGACAAACATGAAGTCTCTGCCAGTTGGCCGATTGCCGTAATTACTGTATCCACTTCATATGTGTGCTCAGTCCCTTGGATGGACACGGGGGTTCTTCTGCCGCTTGCGTCGGGCTCTCCCAGTTGCATCCTTAAACATTCTACAGATTTGACTTTGCCTTCTTCCCCAATAATTTGTTTGGG
This is a stretch of genomic DNA from Candidatus Bathyarchaeota archaeon. It encodes these proteins:
- a CDS encoding hydrogenase iron-sulfur subunit, whose amino-acid sequence is MTFRPKIVGFVCNWSLPPEVNITRTSRIQGYPKIHVVRVMCVGRIDPVIILEAFAKGADGVLVIGCHPPDCHYIEGNLQAEQKVNMVRQLVSLTGLESERLRLEWSNAAEVGNFAAVVDDFRNQMIMLGRSSLARENLDGKVLLNVLAAKNAAADFRLRVLVGREKELTEDVNVYGEKISQDDFDDLLGEVVREEFIRHKIHLLTKQKPLSVKGLAAIIDMKPALVLRHIVDMRRKGMIALDSVEETTPIYKALEVQ